One Candidatus Scalindua japonica DNA segment encodes these proteins:
- a CDS encoding lipoate--protein ligase family protein — MDFIDTGFNDAYTNMAIDEILLSSKVPVLRFYQWEPGAVSIGRYQDVHEIDLEYCAENSIDVVRRITGGKAVLHEKELTYAFIVDKEMMPRSIVESYKIISSAITQGLRALGLKPEMNKLNTRNRDNPVCFQETSFNELTINRKKFVGSAQVRVKGKLLQHGSILTGINTEKYSNCFNQKPETDDLMKKITYIEIPEKELRDSIKHSFSRYFNASVNDRNLYNREKLEALELARKKYKSDSWNSCSKRKFYLSTPETKPEGLRKK, encoded by the coding sequence ATGGATTTTATCGACACAGGATTTAATGACGCCTATACAAATATGGCAATAGACGAGATACTTCTCTCTTCGAAAGTACCAGTCCTTAGATTTTACCAATGGGAGCCAGGTGCGGTTTCGATTGGCAGGTATCAAGATGTGCATGAAATAGATCTGGAATATTGTGCTGAAAACAGTATTGATGTTGTCAGGAGAATTACGGGAGGGAAAGCCGTTCTTCACGAAAAAGAACTTACCTATGCCTTTATTGTTGATAAGGAAATGATGCCCAGGTCGATTGTAGAATCATATAAGATTATCAGCAGTGCTATAACTCAGGGTTTAAGAGCTTTAGGGTTAAAACCGGAAATGAATAAGTTGAATACCAGAAACAGAGATAATCCCGTTTGTTTCCAGGAGACATCATTTAATGAACTCACAATCAACCGGAAAAAATTTGTCGGTAGCGCCCAGGTAAGGGTCAAAGGAAAACTACTTCAGCATGGTTCAATACTGACCGGAATCAATACTGAAAAATATTCAAATTGTTTTAATCAAAAACCGGAAACTGATGATTTAATGAAGAAAATCACATACATTGAAATACCTGAGAAAGAGTTGAGGGATTCAATAAAACACAGTTTTTCCAGATATTTCAACGCAAGCGTTAATGATAGGAATTTGTATAACAGAGAAAAGTTAGAGGCTCTGGAATTAGCAAGAAAGAAATACAAATCAGATAGTTGGAACAGTTGTTCAAAAAGAAAATTTTATCTTTCTACACCAGAAACAAAACCTGAGGGTCTCAGAAAAAAATAA
- the gcvH gene encoding glycine cleavage system protein GcvH has translation MENPIDRKYTKEHEWVKIDGDIVTIGITDFAQEQLTDVVFVELPETGKQIEQNGNLCVVESVKSVSDVFCPINGEIVETNNVLESSPELVNKEPFEGGWIAKLKVKDKVELDKLMSAEEYNKFLTGIE, from the coding sequence ATGGAAAATCCTATAGACCGAAAATACACGAAAGAACATGAATGGGTTAAGATCGACGGTGATATTGTAACCATAGGGATTACAGACTTTGCCCAGGAGCAACTTACGGATGTAGTGTTTGTGGAATTACCTGAGACAGGTAAACAGATTGAGCAGAACGGTAACCTCTGTGTTGTTGAAAGTGTGAAATCCGTAAGCGATGTTTTCTGCCCCATAAACGGTGAGATAGTGGAAACTAATAATGTCCTTGAGAGTTCACCTGAACTTGTTAATAAGGAGCCGTTCGAAGGGGGCTGGATAGCAAAATTAAAAGTAAAGGATAAAGTTGAGTTGGATAAGCTTATGAGTGCTGAAGAGTATAATAAGTTCCTTACAGGGATTGAATAA
- a CDS encoding cysteine desulfurase family protein, with product MRKVYMDHMSTTPTDPRVVEEMLPFFTENFGNPSSHLHSYGLRAKKAVDESRAKVADLINAKPEEIIFTFTGSESNNLALRGLALANRDRGKHIIVSEVEHYSILYTARELEKEGFRVSYIKVNKDGLIDPEDVAKAINKDTFLVSIMHANNEIGVIQPVEEIGKITKEKGLIFHTDAIATAGVIPVNVTELGVDSLSLTSHTFYGPKGIAALYVKEGTEIVSIIKGGAQEGGLRPGTDNIPAIVGMGKAAELAKTEMTSRIEHLIPLRDKIINALPEKIKYLHFTGHLTQRLPGHVSFWISFAEGESLVLFLNYKGIAIASGSACSSPDLQASHVLTAIGVPPDVCHGSITVSLGKDNTEEDVDYFLETLPKVIDRCWQMSPLYEDEMKKELT from the coding sequence ATGAGAAAAGTTTATATGGATCATATGTCAACAACACCTACTGATCCGAGAGTAGTAGAAGAGATGTTGCCTTTTTTTACAGAAAATTTTGGTAATCCCTCTTCTCACCTTCATTCATATGGACTCAGAGCAAAAAAAGCTGTCGACGAATCAAGGGCAAAAGTTGCCGACCTGATTAATGCCAAACCGGAGGAGATAATCTTTACCTTTACGGGAAGTGAATCCAACAATCTTGCTTTAAGAGGCCTGGCCCTTGCAAACAGAGATAGAGGAAAACACATAATTGTTTCAGAAGTTGAACATTACTCAATCTTATACACTGCACGGGAACTCGAAAAAGAGGGTTTCAGGGTCTCATATATCAAGGTAAACAAAGATGGCCTGATAGACCCTGAAGATGTTGCCAAAGCTATAAACAAGGACACCTTCCTTGTCTCTATAATGCATGCAAATAATGAGATAGGGGTAATCCAACCAGTAGAGGAGATAGGCAAGATAACAAAAGAGAAGGGCCTCATATTCCATACCGACGCGATTGCAACGGCAGGAGTTATCCCGGTAAATGTTACAGAGCTTGGTGTAGATTCTTTAAGCCTGACTTCACACACATTTTATGGCCCAAAAGGTATCGCAGCCCTGTATGTAAAAGAGGGAACTGAAATTGTATCTATAATAAAAGGTGGAGCTCAGGAAGGCGGCCTCAGGCCTGGTACTGACAACATACCTGCAATTGTCGGAATGGGTAAGGCTGCTGAGCTTGCCAAAACGGAAATGACTTCACGAATAGAACACCTTATCCCACTTCGTGACAAAATCATCAATGCACTTCCTGAAAAGATAAAATATCTCCATTTTACCGGGCATCTGACACAAAGACTTCCCGGACACGTTAGTTTCTGGATATCTTTTGCAGAAGGAGAATCACTTGTTTTATTTTTAAATTATAAAGGTATCGCCATTGCGAGTGGCTCTGCCTGCAGCTCACCCGATCTTCAGGCATCTCACGTTCTTACAGCTATAGGTGTGCCTCCGGACGTATGTCACGGATCAATTACCGTAAGTCTTGGAAAAGATAACACGGAAGAAGATGTTGATTATTTCCTTGAGACACTACCAAAAGTAATAGACAGATGCTGGCAAATGTCACCCCTTTATGAAGACGAAATGAAAAAAGAGCTGACTTAG
- the gcvPB gene encoding aminomethyl-transferring glycine dehydrogenase subunit GcvPB yields MKLLNEKSKEGSSSFNISELDIQTNIPENLKRIDLNIPELSEVEIIRHYTNLSKYNFGVDNGPYPLGSCTMKYNPKINEVAAKIPEFNIHPLSQHNKGTLEIIHQLQQYLCEITGMHAFSTQPAAGAHGESTGIMIMKAWFQKLGERRTKVIIPDSCHGTNPASVSLCGFEPLHVKSSSSGGIDLDDLRQNMGKDIVGIMITNPNTLGIFDENILKITKIIHDYGGLCYLDGANMNPMLGVVKPGDFGIDIVHLNLHKTFSTPHGGGGPGSGPVGVKKELEPFLPNPRIIKKNEKLGFEQSKDSIGKVHSFYGNFGILLRAYSYIRSIGASGLRNIAENAVLNANYMKEKLKEHYHLHYDRICQHEFVIDDSLMPDGVTTNDIAKRLMDFGFHPPTIYFPLIIKGAMLIEPTETESKENLDAFIEAMKVIKEEAESDPEKLTKAPLKAPIGRIDTVHAARKPKLTWHST; encoded by the coding sequence ATGAAATTACTCAATGAAAAATCAAAAGAGGGAAGTAGTTCATTCAATATAAGTGAATTAGACATACAAACTAATATCCCGGAGAATTTAAAGAGGATCGATCTGAATATACCTGAACTCTCTGAAGTAGAGATAATCAGACATTACACAAATCTCTCTAAATATAACTTTGGCGTGGATAACGGCCCCTATCCGTTGGGTAGCTGCACCATGAAGTATAATCCAAAAATAAATGAGGTAGCAGCTAAAATCCCGGAATTTAACATACACCCTTTGTCACAACACAATAAAGGAACACTGGAAATAATACATCAGTTACAGCAGTACCTTTGTGAGATTACTGGAATGCACGCCTTCTCAACACAACCTGCTGCCGGAGCACACGGCGAATCAACAGGAATAATGATAATGAAAGCATGGTTTCAGAAGTTAGGTGAGAGGCGTACAAAGGTCATAATTCCAGACTCCTGCCATGGTACAAATCCAGCTTCTGTTTCACTGTGCGGGTTTGAGCCACTTCATGTAAAGTCAAGTTCAAGCGGTGGGATTGACCTTGACGATCTGCGGCAAAATATGGGCAAAGATATTGTGGGTATTATGATAACAAATCCGAATACATTAGGAATATTTGACGAAAATATTCTGAAAATTACAAAAATAATTCATGACTATGGAGGGCTGTGTTACCTTGATGGCGCCAATATGAATCCAATGCTGGGAGTAGTCAAACCGGGAGATTTCGGGATAGACATAGTACATCTGAATCTGCATAAAACATTTTCTACACCTCATGGCGGGGGAGGCCCAGGTTCCGGTCCTGTTGGTGTCAAGAAAGAGCTGGAACCGTTTCTGCCGAATCCCAGGATTATTAAAAAGAACGAAAAACTGGGATTTGAACAATCAAAAGATTCTATCGGAAAAGTACACTCTTTTTACGGAAATTTTGGAATTCTTCTCAGGGCTTACTCTTACATCAGGTCTATCGGGGCTTCAGGTTTAAGAAATATTGCTGAAAATGCTGTACTGAACGCAAATTATATGAAGGAGAAACTGAAGGAGCACTATCATCTGCATTATGACCGTATATGTCAGCATGAATTTGTAATAGATGACAGCTTGATGCCAGACGGCGTAACAACAAATGACATTGCCAAACGTCTTATGGATTTTGGTTTTCATCCGCCAACTATCTATTTTCCACTAATCATCAAAGGGGCCATGTTGATTGAACCTACAGAAACAGAGTCAAAAGAGAATCTAGATGCATTTATAGAAGCAATGAAGGTAATTAAAGAAGAGGCAGAATCCGATCCCGAGAAACTGACAAAGGCCCCACTGAAGGCGCCAATTGGAAGGATCGATACTGTCCATGCTGCAAGGAAACCCAAATTAACATGGCATTCCACATAA
- the lipA gene encoding lipoyl synthase: MAFHIRRRHHPDWLKVRIPSGITYNRIKSTLKENNINTVCEEAKCPNIAECYGRGTATFLIMGDVCTRKCFYCNIRTGRPEELEKQEPRKIAEAIKNLGLSYAVITSVTRDDLHDSGAEHFYNTVIEIRKLSPECQIEILTPEFKGDLKLLECVLDSKPYIFNHNIEVVRDLFPCVRPGGSYNLSLKVLEHAGNYLSLIKSGLMIGLGETKEQILETLHDLRRAGVVILTIGQYLQPGTDLSEVIKYYTIREFNELKEEALEMGFSHVFSGPLVRSSYHANEITRHSLKTSLKCHK; the protein is encoded by the coding sequence ATGGCATTCCACATAAGACGTAGACATCATCCGGACTGGCTTAAAGTGAGAATTCCTTCCGGTATAACCTACAATCGAATAAAGTCTACTCTGAAAGAGAATAATATAAACACTGTATGTGAAGAAGCAAAATGTCCGAATATTGCAGAGTGCTATGGGAGAGGTACCGCGACATTCCTGATAATGGGTGATGTCTGCACCAGGAAATGTTTCTATTGTAACATCCGTACCGGTCGGCCGGAAGAGTTGGAAAAACAGGAGCCCCGAAAAATTGCAGAAGCTATTAAAAATCTTGGTCTGAGTTACGCGGTGATAACCTCAGTCACAAGAGATGATCTTCATGATTCAGGTGCAGAACATTTCTATAATACGGTAATTGAGATTCGAAAGCTCTCACCTGAGTGTCAGATTGAGATACTGACACCTGAATTCAAAGGAGATTTAAAACTATTGGAGTGTGTCCTCGATTCAAAACCATACATCTTCAATCATAATATAGAGGTAGTACGGGACCTCTTTCCATGTGTACGACCAGGAGGGAGTTACAATCTTTCTCTAAAAGTATTAGAACATGCGGGTAATTACCTGTCATTGATTAAATCCGGCTTAATGATTGGGCTGGGAGAAACAAAGGAACAGATCCTGGAAACATTACATGATTTAAGGAGAGCAGGCGTTGTAATCCTGACTATCGGACAGTATCTTCAGCCGGGAACAGATTTATCAGAAGTAATAAAATATTACACTATCCGGGAATTTAATGAGTTAAAAGAAGAAGCATTAGAGATGGGGTTTTCACATGTTTTTTCCGGACCACTTGTCAGGAGCAGTTATCACGCGAATGAGATAACGCGGCATAGCCTCAAAACAAGTTTGAAGTGCCATAAGTAA
- the gcvPA gene encoding aminomethyl-transferring glycine dehydrogenase subunit GcvPA produces the protein MDYISNTDNDRALMLKDIGVQDVMDLFKDIPDSLILRNPLRIPDQLSEFELLRELENISKKNRRHVSFLGGGNYNHYIPSTVNAVTSRGEFSTAYTPYQPEISQGTLQAIFEYQSMICELTGMDVSNASMYDGATGLAESMILSTRIKGKKQVLVSHALNPLYREVLETYARASEIRIVEVDIKDGLTSDFKTDGSAAIIIQNPNFFGLIENLDGIRKKAEDILLITSTTEPLSWAILKPFSEYDVDIVTAEGQSFGNPMNFGGPGLGIIAVKQDYVRQIPGRLAGETVDIHGKRGFALTLCTREQHIRREKATSNICTNEGLCMLAASVYLVTYGKNLGKLARLNNQLAIYFADKLNQIEGVDLVFDKPFFNEFVVRIRKDIQSKISHIEIGISLEKYYPDLENCYLVCCTEMTPKEYIDRVLDEITQ, from the coding sequence ATGGACTATATATCAAATACAGATAATGATAGAGCATTAATGTTAAAAGATATTGGCGTTCAGGATGTTATGGATCTGTTCAAAGATATTCCGGATAGTCTTATTCTTCGCAATCCATTACGAATACCCGACCAGTTGTCAGAATTTGAACTTTTACGTGAACTGGAAAATATCTCAAAAAAAAATAGAAGACATGTCTCTTTTCTAGGTGGTGGCAATTACAATCATTATATTCCGTCAACAGTAAACGCTGTAACATCGCGAGGTGAATTCAGCACTGCATACACCCCTTATCAACCTGAAATTAGTCAGGGAACTCTCCAGGCCATATTTGAATACCAGAGTATGATCTGCGAGTTGACGGGTATGGATGTTTCCAATGCTTCTATGTATGATGGCGCTACCGGCCTTGCGGAGTCAATGATACTCTCGACAAGGATAAAAGGGAAAAAACAGGTGCTTGTATCACATGCATTAAACCCGTTATATCGTGAAGTCCTGGAGACATATGCCAGGGCTAGTGAAATCAGAATTGTAGAGGTGGATATTAAAGATGGCTTAACTTCTGATTTTAAAACAGATGGATCTGCAGCGATAATAATCCAAAACCCTAATTTCTTTGGCTTAATTGAAAACCTTGACGGGATCAGAAAAAAAGCTGAAGATATATTACTCATTACGTCAACGACAGAGCCCTTAAGCTGGGCAATACTGAAACCATTCTCAGAATATGATGTTGATATTGTTACTGCGGAAGGGCAATCTTTTGGCAATCCAATGAATTTTGGGGGGCCAGGACTGGGTATCATTGCTGTTAAACAGGATTATGTAAGACAGATTCCGGGGAGACTTGCGGGAGAAACCGTTGATATACATGGCAAAAGAGGCTTTGCGCTTACTCTCTGTACAAGAGAGCAGCATATAAGGAGAGAGAAAGCAACTAGTAATATCTGCACGAACGAGGGACTCTGTATGCTTGCTGCATCGGTATACCTTGTTACTTATGGAAAGAATCTTGGCAAACTTGCGAGGTTAAATAATCAACTGGCCATTTACTTTGCAGACAAATTAAACCAGATTGAAGGTGTTGATCTGGTTTTTGATAAGCCTTTTTTTAACGAATTTGTTGTAAGGATCCGTAAGGATATTCAGTCAAAAATATCTCATATTGAAATTGGTATCTCTTTAGAAAAATATTATCCGGATCTTGAAAATTGCTATCTGGTTTGCTGTACGGAGATGACACCAAAAGAATACATAGACAGGGTTTTAGATGAAATTACTCAATGA